CCATCCTGCTGGCCTTGGGTTCCACTGTCGGCTGCGCGCTGCTCGGCGCATTCCTTGCCCTGGTGGTCGCGTTCGTCCCCATTCCGGGCGCGACAGTCCTGGCTCGCCTGGTCGACACTGTGCTGGCGTTCCCGTCGTTCCTGATCGCGCTGGCGTTCACGTTCCTCTACGGCGGCGCGGGAATCTTCGGCGCCGCCGGCTTTCTGTACTCGCCGTGGGGCGTGCTGCTGGCCGAAATCACCTTCTACACGCCGTTCGTGATGCGGCCCGCGCTCGCCGCGTTCGGCCAGGTCCCGTCGGCGCAGCTGGAAGTGGCGGCGAGCCTCGGCGCGCGGCCGGGCCGGGTGCTGTGGCGGGTGGTGCTGCCGGAGGCATGGCCGTCGCTCGCGTCCGGCGCGTGCCTGGTGCTGCTGCTGACGATGAACGAGTTCGGCATCGTGCTGTTCCTCGGCGCCAAAGGCGTGTCGACGCTGCCGATGCTGGTGTACGGCAAGGGAATCGTCACGTTCGACTTCCCGGCCGCTTCGGTGGTCGCGGTGGTGAACGTCGTGTTGTCGCTGCTGCTCTACTCGGTTTACCGGAGAGTGGCCGGGAGAGGAGGCCGTCGTGCTGCTGTGGACGCGGCGTAGCCGGTTGCTGGTGTGGCTGGTGTTCGCGGTGGTGTTCCTCGGCGTCATCGCGGCACCGCT
This sequence is a window from Amycolatopsis benzoatilytica AK 16/65. Protein-coding genes within it:
- a CDS encoding 2-aminoethylphosphonate ABC transporter permease subunit, with amino-acid sequence MTGLAVSAPTAGPAARRRWRPRRYRVGWLLPPAIVVAGFFGYPLVLVLLQSFTAPDGRFGLSVWTRVLSSPEFGSAVWQTILLALGSTVGCALLGAFLALVVAFVPIPGATVLARLVDTVLAFPSFLIALAFTFLYGGAGIFGAAGFLYSPWGVLLAEITFYTPFVMRPALAAFGQVPSAQLEVAASLGARPGRVLWRVVLPEAWPSLASGACLVLLLTMNEFGIVLFLGAKGVSTLPMLVYGKGIVTFDFPAASVVAVVNVVLSLLLYSVYRRVAGRGGRRAAVDAA